Proteins encoded together in one Prunus dulcis chromosome 3, ALMONDv2, whole genome shotgun sequence window:
- the LOC117620707 gene encoding uncharacterized protein LOC117620707 isoform X4: protein MPGNEIEGRIHKLYELDNYSHQSQVADGNWPVLYNQWHEKQREISEPLSFNLKSNVQQLDSVRGRGNQSLTFDKNYTQLAQRPGLSNIQTTDLHLKTNGFMLGRQDFGERQNQLEFLGESTVFSPHNLTSRGLSILQSEQENASGAGDSPTLTTNSERSEITEASTEFNFVGKQQQLVRGQQQGIPQLHSMQQSGYTDMQLLQQHVMFKNLQELQRQQQLQQFGDTRQQNSVNQLSAMNKQAAGVQFSPLINGTPVNDTSQMFMNWVQRGGSPAGQNVSNRVIFSQEQGQTLSSMGPAPQQFDVSLYGTPVASGRGTLNQYSHLQAMSHDSENLLAKASDQTQKPVMQSSGFTNPFVGDHCTTASPEQGCSPQGAFISKQGFQGKNVLGQVTNQGLNCGSTLGNLQQGNTLQANTSLQEISGKQDPAGWLGTFQKKTMQHGPSQGLVPLDPMEEKILFNTEDNFWDASTVKRSDIGAGGFGNAFEQTGYSDAFPSLQSGSWSALMQSAVAEASSSDTGPQEEWSGLTFQNTDLSTGNQSSNILDSEKQHGSWADNNLQSASSLSSKPFPMLNDSSVNSSFPGFPQPGIQFPTEPQDEYHESIQKSPKNTSEWLDRNPQQKLSVERSQQVQPHLRLDNTWASQINEHSECDPRQQRIDSYGIAGQPSGKPEGESEAMYKRNSDGSLWKRDGDCRVNSFSRSTGQLEQIQSGSEDTLRNRENSHVFDFHSLQNSHITKVHQETSHQVQDNNKLDYMKRIIFSNKEENEGIREKQHPLSNSSHVIGNSYGREGETYEQQQNCYQGDNTYDSKRADTSTTVCRSGDPSGMHVTARTSQNMFHLLSKVDQSKENSSIAQFGPSGFNPLSEGMLQPESNPNQMQMDSDLGEKSQSWLPTPSSSQSLPQSHESSPRARWDDKFSIAGQSSISSSYMHGSSIAEITSSPTFPRNQLQTQHLFSVPGAGPSTQAILPGTASRHSPSNRVLSQGTSQQIFINPGAQQFPVLEAVPVSQSPYMSGMPARGGASVRPQGLWTNNPSQQHLSGMETQKVSLINHDSMDTTPLASELNSLNTQEGGYRSSEFGASSMNSQGFISSEEQQGKERAQKPMSSGMLDASQTGVRNVSDPRALASDSLLNPSARNLGFFGQALKSSHAFHQNYSPLRQVQAIMNVETDPSERVLDEQQVTAVAGQQSTYGHNKDDELSSASALKSSPHGNSKAPSFLTDAREDPSVKTSSPSVFQAQGMVAFGESDSQSQSTGNTVLSNHAETSWGNLRMAPNWFKQYGTFRNGQMPPMYDARLARTAAGQFSLVKPSQSLNIHSPVEQIDASDASQSSRVWPSTAANLVGSEPFAPSVLPSDAIDGNTVSVRPKKRKIATYELLPWHKVTQGSKRVQDISMSEQDWALASNRLIEKVGDEFEMFEDGHQILRSKRRLIFTTQLLQHLLGPAPASILSADAALYYDSVIYFVAKLSLGDACSLTCSKRNSAHMPPNDGNMILERLKFSESIDDQYFSKAVGDFTNRSKKLENDLLRLDRTASILDLRLECQELERFSVINRFARFHVPRADMSAISSSSGTVPTALRPCPQRYVTGQPLPRILPEGVQCLSL from the exons ATGCCAGGTAACGAAATTGAAGGCAGGATCCACAAATTATATGAGCTAGATAACTATTCTCATCAATCTCAAGTTGCGGATGGTAATTGGCCTGTGCTTTACAATCAGTGGcatgaaaaacaaagagagatcAGTGAACCTCTAAGTTTCAATCTGAAGAGTAATGTGCAACAATTAG ATTCTGTGAGAGGACGTGGCAATCAATCCTTGACTTTTGATAAAAATTATACACAATTGGCTCAGAGACCTGGATTGTCCAATATTCAAACTACAGACCTGCATCTGAAGACGAATGGCTTTATGCTTGGACGACAGGATTTCGGAGAAAGGCAGAATCAACTTGAGTTTTTGGGTGAGAGCACAGTTTTTTCTCCACATAATTTAACTTCGAGAGGCTTATCTATCCTTCAATCAGAGCAAGAAAATGCATCAGGGGCTGGTGATAGCCCCACCCTGACAACCAATTCAGAAAGGTCTGAAATTACTGAAGCTTCCACTGAGTTTAACTTTGTTGGAAAGCAGCAGCAACTTGTGAGGGGTCAACAGCAAGGCATTCCACAACTTCACTCAATGCAGCAGTCTGGGTACACTGACATGCAGTTGTTGCAGCAGCACGTGATGTTTAAAAACCTGCAAGAACTTCAGAGGCAGCAGCAACTGCAACAATTTGGTGATACAAGGCAACAGAATTCCGTAAATCAGCTCTCAGCAATGAATAAGCAGGCTGCTGGGGTTCAGTTTTCACCTCTCATCAATGGAACACCTGTTAATGATACATCACAAATGTTTATGAACTGGGTGCAGCGAGGTGGATCTCCTGCTGGGCAAAATGTATCTAATAGAGTCATTTTTTCTCAAGAGCAAGGTCAGACTTTGAGTTCAATGGGTCCAGCTCCTCAGCAGTTCGATGTCTCTTTATATGGTACTCCTGTGGCTAGTGGAAGAGGGACTTTGAATCAGTATTCCCATCTTCAGGCGATGTCTCATGATTCTGAAAATTTGTTGGCTAAGGCTAGCGATCAAACACAGAAGCCTGTTATGCAGTCATCAGGCTTCACTAACCCCTTTGTAGGTGATCATTGCACTACTGCTTCTCCGGAGCAGGGTTGCTCGCCTCAAGGGGCATTCATTTCCAAACAAGGATTTCAGGGAAAGAATGTGCTTGGACAAGTTACTAATCAGGGTTTGAATTGTGGATCTACATTGGGCAACCTCCAGCAAGGGAATACGTTGCAAGCAAATACATCACTGCAGGAAATCAGTGGAAAGCAAGATCCAGCTGGTTGGCTTGGAACCTTTCAGAAAAAAACAATGCAGCATGGCCCTTCACAGGGTTTGGTTCCCCTAGATCCAATGGAAGAGAAGATTTTGTTTAACACagaagataatttttgggaTGCTTCTACGGTAAAGCGCAGTGATATTGGTGCTGGAGGCTTTGGAAATGCGTTTGAACAGACAGGATATTCAGatgcatttccttctctcCAAAGTGGAAGCTGGAGTGCACTTATGCAGTCTGCTGTAGCAGAAGCTTCCAGTAGTGATACCGGGCCACAGGAGGAGTGGAGTGGATTGACTTTTCAGAATACAGACTTGTCAACTGGTAATCAGTCTTCAAACATCTTGGACAGTGAGAAGCAACATGGAAGTTGGGCTGATAACAACCTGCAGAGTGCCTCTTCCTTAAGTTCAAAACCTTTTCCCATGCTTAACGATTCCAGTGTTAATTCTAGCTTTCCTGGCTTTCCACAGCCAGGCATCCAATTCCCAACAGAGCCCCAGGATGAATATCATGAATCCATTCAGAAGTCTCCCAAAAACACGAGTGAGTGGTTGGATCGCAACCCTCAACAAAAGCTATCTGTGGAGAGAAGTCAACAGGTTCAACCACATTTGCGTTTGGACAACACATGGGCCAGTCAAATAAATGAGCACTCAGAATGTGATCCACGTCAGCAGAGAATAGACTCCTATGGTATTGCTGGCCAACCAAGTGGTAAACCAGAAG GTGAGAGTGAAGCCATGTACAAGAGGAACTCTGATGGTTCTCTGTGGAAGAGGGACGGTGATTGCAGGGTAAATTCATTTTCCAGATCAACTGGACAATTGGAGCAAATACAATCTGGCTCAGAGGATACTCTGAGGAACAGAGAAAATTCACATGTATTTGACTTTCATTCCTTGCAAAATTCACACATAACTAAGGTCCATCAGGAAACCAGTCACCAAGTCCAAGATAATAATAAGCTTGATTACATGAAACGTATCATATTTAGCAACAAAGAGGAGAATGAGGGCATCAGAGAAAAACAGCATCCACTGAGTAATAGCTCTCATGTTATTGGGAACTCTTATGGGAGGGAGGGCGAAACATATGAGCAACAGCAAAATTGCTACCAAGGCGACAACACTTATGACAGTAAGCGAGCTGATACATCTACTACCGTCTGCAGATCGGGGGATCCTAGTGGCATGCATGTCACTGCACGAACAAG TCAAAATATGTTTCATCTTCTTAGCAAGGTTGACCAGTCGAAGGAAAATAGCTCTATAGCACAATTTGGGCCTTCTGGATTTAATCCATTATCTGAG GGTATGCTACAACCAGAAAGTAATCCAAATCAAATGCAAATGGATTCTGATTTAGGAGAGAAAAGCCAGAGCTGGTTACCTACTCCGTCATCCTCTCAATCTTTGCCCCAGTCACATGAATCATCACCAAGAGCCCGTTGGGATGATAAATTTAGTATTGCGGGACAATCAAGCATCTCCTCATCTTATATGCATGGGAGCTCTATTGCAGAAATTACATCCAGTCCTACATTTCCAAGGAATCAGCTTCAAACACAACATCTGTTTAGTGTGCCTGGAGCAGGTCCATCTACACAGGCAATATTACCTGGTACTGCCAGTAGACATTCACCTTCCAACCGTGTTCTATCTCAAGGTACTTCTCAGCAGATTTTTATCAACCCTGGTGCTCAACAATTCCCTGTTCTTGAAGCTGTGCCAGTATCTCAGTCTCCTTATATGTCAGGCATGCCTGCACGGGGTGGAGCTTCCGTGAGGCCACAGGGTTTATGGACAAATAACCCAAGTCAGCAACATCTTTCTGGTATGGAAACTCAAAAGGTTTCTTTGATAAATCATGATAGCATGGATACTACTCCGTTGGCTTCAGAGCTAAATAGTCTAAATACTCAAGAAGGTGGATATAGGTCATCAGAATTTGGTGCCTCTTCTATGAATTCACAAGGCTTCATTTCTTCAGAAGAGCAACAAGGGAAAGAGAGGGCCCAGAAGCCAATGTCATCTGGAATGCTTGATGCATCACAGACAGGGGTAAGGAATGTCTCTGATCCAAGAGCTTTGGCCTCTGACTCATTGTTGAATCCCTCTGCAAGAAatcttggattttttgggcaaGCTTTAAAATCTTCACATGCCTTTCATCAAAATTACTCCCCGCTGCGCCAAGTGCAGGCAATAATGAATGTAGAGACTGATCCAAGTGAGAGGGTTCTGGATGAACAACAGGTAACTGCTGTGGCAGGGCAGCAGTCAACTTATGGTCATAACAAGGATGATGAACTGAGTTCTGCATCAGCTCTAAAGTCATCACCACATGGAAATTCCAAAGCACCAAGTTTCTTGACTGATGCAAGAGAAGATCCAAGTGTAAAAACTTCTTCACCATCTGTTTTCCAAGCCCAAGGCATGGTTGCATTTGGTGAAAGTGATTCCCAGAGTCAATCTACTGGTAATACTGTGTTATCTAATCATGCAGAAACTTCTTGGGGTAATTTACGCATGGCACCCAACTGGTTTAAGCAGTATGGGACTTTCAGAAATGGGCAGATGCCACCAATGTATGATGCAAGGCTTGCACGGACTGCTGCAGGGCAGTTCTCTCTTGTGAAGCCTTCGCAGAGTCTAAACATACATTCTCCCGTGGAACAGATAGATGCTTCTGATGCTAGTCAAAGCAGCAGAGTCTGGCCAAGTACAGCTGCCAATTTAGTGGGAAGTGAACCATTCGCTCCTTCTGTGTTGCCTTCAGATGCCATTGATGGAAATACAGTTAGTGTTAGACCAAAGAAACGCAAAATTGCAACATATGAACTTCTACCATGGCACAAAGTGACACAAGGGTCCAAAAGAGTTCAAGATATCAG TATGTCAGAGCAAGACTGGGCACTGGCATCCAATCGGCTGATTGAGAAA GTTGGGGATGAGTTTGAAATGTTTGAAGATGGGCATCAAATCCTTCGATCTAAGAGAAGGCTTATTTTCACAACACAGCTTCTGCAGCATTTGCTTGGCCCTGCACCCGCATCCATTCTCTCAGCAGATGCTGCTCTGTACTATGATAGTGTGATATATTTTGTTGCTAAATTATCATTAGGGGATGCATGCAGCCTGACCTGCAGCAAAAGAAACAGTGCTCATATGCCACCAAACGACGGTAATAT GATTCTGGAAAGGCTTAAGTTTTCTGAGAGTATTGATGACCAGTACTTTTCAAAAGCTGTTGGAGACTTCACAAATAGATCGAAAAAGCTGGAAAATGACTTACTGAG GTTAGACAGGACGGCATCAATTTTAGATTTAAGGCTGGAATGTCAGGAGTTGGAAAGATTTTCAGTCATCAACCGGTTTGCCAGGTTCCATGTCCCCCGAGCAGATATGTCTGCAATCTCTTCTTCATCTGGTACAGTACCAACTGCACTAAGACCATGTCCCCAGCGATATGTCACTGGACAGCCACTGCCGAGGATTCTACCAGAGGGGGTACAGTGTCTTTCACTGTGA
- the LOC117620707 gene encoding uncharacterized protein LOC117620707 isoform X1: MPGNEIEGRIHKLYELDNYSHQSQVADGNWPVLYNQWHEKQREISEPLSFNLKSNVQQLDSVRGRGNQSLTFDKNYTQLAQRPGLSNIQTTDLHLKTNGFMLGRQDFGERQNQLEFLGESTVFSPHNLTSRGLSILQSEQENASGAGDSPTLTTNSERSEITEASTEFNFVGKQQQLVRGQQQGIPQLHSMQQSGYTDMQLLQQHVMFKNLQELQRQQQLQQFGDTRQQNSVNQLSAMNKQAAGVQFSPLINGTPVNDTSQMFMNWVQRGGSPAGQNVSNRVIFSQEQGQTLSSMGPAPQQFDVSLYGTPVASGRGTLNQYSHLQAMSHDSENLLAKASDQTQKPVMQSSGFTNPFVGDHCTTASPEQGCSPQGAFISKQGFQGKNVLGQVTNQGLNCGSTLGNLQQGNTLQANTSLQEISGKQDPAGWLGTFQKKTMQHGPSQGLVPLDPMEEKILFNTEDNFWDASTVKRSDIGAGGFGNAFEQTGYSDAFPSLQSGSWSALMQSAVAEASSSDTGPQEEWSGLTFQNTDLSTGNQSSNILDSEKQHGSWADNNLQSASSLSSKPFPMLNDSSVNSSFPGFPQPGIQFPTEPQDEYHESIQKSPKNTSEWLDRNPQQKLSVERSQQVQPHLRLDNTWASQINEHSECDPRQQRIDSYGIAGQPSGKPEGESEAMYKRNSDGSLWKRDGDCRVNSFSRSTGQLEQIQSGSEDTLRNRENSHVFDFHSLQNSHITKVHQETSHQVQDNNKLDYMKRIIFSNKEENEGIREKQHPLSNSSHVIGNSYGREGETYEQQQNCYQGDNTYDSKRADTSTTVCRSGDPSGMHVTARTSSQNMFHLLSKVDQSKENSSIAQFGPSGFNPLSEVTEAKTHGASVAHMYNQSSASQGFALKLAPPSQRQSNSNTLFSSQGMLQPESNPNQMQMDSDLGEKSQSWLPTPSSSQSLPQSHESSPRARWDDKFSIAGQSSISSSYMHGSSIAEITSSPTFPRNQLQTQHLFSVPGAGPSTQAILPGTASRHSPSNRVLSQGTSQQIFINPGAQQFPVLEAVPVSQSPYMSGMPARGGASVRPQGLWTNNPSQQHLSGMETQKVSLINHDSMDTTPLASELNSLNTQEGGYRSSEFGASSMNSQGFISSEEQQGKERAQKPMSSGMLDASQTGVRNVSDPRALASDSLLNPSARNLGFFGQALKSSHAFHQNYSPLRQVQAIMNVETDPSERVLDEQQVTAVAGQQSTYGHNKDDELSSASALKSSPHGNSKAPSFLTDAREDPSVKTSSPSVFQAQGMVAFGESDSQSQSTGNTVLSNHAETSWGNLRMAPNWFKQYGTFRNGQMPPMYDARLARTAAGQFSLVKPSQSLNIHSPVEQIDASDASQSSRVWPSTAANLVGSEPFAPSVLPSDAIDGNTVSVRPKKRKIATYELLPWHKVTQGSKRVQDISMSEQDWALASNRLIEKVGDEFEMFEDGHQILRSKRRLIFTTQLLQHLLGPAPASILSADAALYYDSVIYFVAKLSLGDACSLTCSKRNSAHMPPNDGNMILERLKFSESIDDQYFSKAVGDFTNRSKKLENDLLRLDRTASILDLRLECQELERFSVINRFARFHVPRADMSAISSSSGTVPTALRPCPQRYVTGQPLPRILPEGVQCLSL, from the exons ATGCCAGGTAACGAAATTGAAGGCAGGATCCACAAATTATATGAGCTAGATAACTATTCTCATCAATCTCAAGTTGCGGATGGTAATTGGCCTGTGCTTTACAATCAGTGGcatgaaaaacaaagagagatcAGTGAACCTCTAAGTTTCAATCTGAAGAGTAATGTGCAACAATTAG ATTCTGTGAGAGGACGTGGCAATCAATCCTTGACTTTTGATAAAAATTATACACAATTGGCTCAGAGACCTGGATTGTCCAATATTCAAACTACAGACCTGCATCTGAAGACGAATGGCTTTATGCTTGGACGACAGGATTTCGGAGAAAGGCAGAATCAACTTGAGTTTTTGGGTGAGAGCACAGTTTTTTCTCCACATAATTTAACTTCGAGAGGCTTATCTATCCTTCAATCAGAGCAAGAAAATGCATCAGGGGCTGGTGATAGCCCCACCCTGACAACCAATTCAGAAAGGTCTGAAATTACTGAAGCTTCCACTGAGTTTAACTTTGTTGGAAAGCAGCAGCAACTTGTGAGGGGTCAACAGCAAGGCATTCCACAACTTCACTCAATGCAGCAGTCTGGGTACACTGACATGCAGTTGTTGCAGCAGCACGTGATGTTTAAAAACCTGCAAGAACTTCAGAGGCAGCAGCAACTGCAACAATTTGGTGATACAAGGCAACAGAATTCCGTAAATCAGCTCTCAGCAATGAATAAGCAGGCTGCTGGGGTTCAGTTTTCACCTCTCATCAATGGAACACCTGTTAATGATACATCACAAATGTTTATGAACTGGGTGCAGCGAGGTGGATCTCCTGCTGGGCAAAATGTATCTAATAGAGTCATTTTTTCTCAAGAGCAAGGTCAGACTTTGAGTTCAATGGGTCCAGCTCCTCAGCAGTTCGATGTCTCTTTATATGGTACTCCTGTGGCTAGTGGAAGAGGGACTTTGAATCAGTATTCCCATCTTCAGGCGATGTCTCATGATTCTGAAAATTTGTTGGCTAAGGCTAGCGATCAAACACAGAAGCCTGTTATGCAGTCATCAGGCTTCACTAACCCCTTTGTAGGTGATCATTGCACTACTGCTTCTCCGGAGCAGGGTTGCTCGCCTCAAGGGGCATTCATTTCCAAACAAGGATTTCAGGGAAAGAATGTGCTTGGACAAGTTACTAATCAGGGTTTGAATTGTGGATCTACATTGGGCAACCTCCAGCAAGGGAATACGTTGCAAGCAAATACATCACTGCAGGAAATCAGTGGAAAGCAAGATCCAGCTGGTTGGCTTGGAACCTTTCAGAAAAAAACAATGCAGCATGGCCCTTCACAGGGTTTGGTTCCCCTAGATCCAATGGAAGAGAAGATTTTGTTTAACACagaagataatttttgggaTGCTTCTACGGTAAAGCGCAGTGATATTGGTGCTGGAGGCTTTGGAAATGCGTTTGAACAGACAGGATATTCAGatgcatttccttctctcCAAAGTGGAAGCTGGAGTGCACTTATGCAGTCTGCTGTAGCAGAAGCTTCCAGTAGTGATACCGGGCCACAGGAGGAGTGGAGTGGATTGACTTTTCAGAATACAGACTTGTCAACTGGTAATCAGTCTTCAAACATCTTGGACAGTGAGAAGCAACATGGAAGTTGGGCTGATAACAACCTGCAGAGTGCCTCTTCCTTAAGTTCAAAACCTTTTCCCATGCTTAACGATTCCAGTGTTAATTCTAGCTTTCCTGGCTTTCCACAGCCAGGCATCCAATTCCCAACAGAGCCCCAGGATGAATATCATGAATCCATTCAGAAGTCTCCCAAAAACACGAGTGAGTGGTTGGATCGCAACCCTCAACAAAAGCTATCTGTGGAGAGAAGTCAACAGGTTCAACCACATTTGCGTTTGGACAACACATGGGCCAGTCAAATAAATGAGCACTCAGAATGTGATCCACGTCAGCAGAGAATAGACTCCTATGGTATTGCTGGCCAACCAAGTGGTAAACCAGAAG GTGAGAGTGAAGCCATGTACAAGAGGAACTCTGATGGTTCTCTGTGGAAGAGGGACGGTGATTGCAGGGTAAATTCATTTTCCAGATCAACTGGACAATTGGAGCAAATACAATCTGGCTCAGAGGATACTCTGAGGAACAGAGAAAATTCACATGTATTTGACTTTCATTCCTTGCAAAATTCACACATAACTAAGGTCCATCAGGAAACCAGTCACCAAGTCCAAGATAATAATAAGCTTGATTACATGAAACGTATCATATTTAGCAACAAAGAGGAGAATGAGGGCATCAGAGAAAAACAGCATCCACTGAGTAATAGCTCTCATGTTATTGGGAACTCTTATGGGAGGGAGGGCGAAACATATGAGCAACAGCAAAATTGCTACCAAGGCGACAACACTTATGACAGTAAGCGAGCTGATACATCTACTACCGTCTGCAGATCGGGGGATCCTAGTGGCATGCATGTCACTGCACGAACAAG CAGTCAAAATATGTTTCATCTTCTTAGCAAGGTTGACCAGTCGAAGGAAAATAGCTCTATAGCACAATTTGGGCCTTCTGGATTTAATCCATTATCTGAGGTAACTGAGGCAAAAACTCATGGAGCATCTGTTGCTCATATGTACAATCAGTCTTCTGCTTCTCAAGGTTTTGCTTTGAAATTGGCTCCTCCATCTCAGCGGCAGTCCAATTCAAACACTCTCTTCTCCTCTCAGGGTATGCTACAACCAGAAAGTAATCCAAATCAAATGCAAATGGATTCTGATTTAGGAGAGAAAAGCCAGAGCTGGTTACCTACTCCGTCATCCTCTCAATCTTTGCCCCAGTCACATGAATCATCACCAAGAGCCCGTTGGGATGATAAATTTAGTATTGCGGGACAATCAAGCATCTCCTCATCTTATATGCATGGGAGCTCTATTGCAGAAATTACATCCAGTCCTACATTTCCAAGGAATCAGCTTCAAACACAACATCTGTTTAGTGTGCCTGGAGCAGGTCCATCTACACAGGCAATATTACCTGGTACTGCCAGTAGACATTCACCTTCCAACCGTGTTCTATCTCAAGGTACTTCTCAGCAGATTTTTATCAACCCTGGTGCTCAACAATTCCCTGTTCTTGAAGCTGTGCCAGTATCTCAGTCTCCTTATATGTCAGGCATGCCTGCACGGGGTGGAGCTTCCGTGAGGCCACAGGGTTTATGGACAAATAACCCAAGTCAGCAACATCTTTCTGGTATGGAAACTCAAAAGGTTTCTTTGATAAATCATGATAGCATGGATACTACTCCGTTGGCTTCAGAGCTAAATAGTCTAAATACTCAAGAAGGTGGATATAGGTCATCAGAATTTGGTGCCTCTTCTATGAATTCACAAGGCTTCATTTCTTCAGAAGAGCAACAAGGGAAAGAGAGGGCCCAGAAGCCAATGTCATCTGGAATGCTTGATGCATCACAGACAGGGGTAAGGAATGTCTCTGATCCAAGAGCTTTGGCCTCTGACTCATTGTTGAATCCCTCTGCAAGAAatcttggattttttgggcaaGCTTTAAAATCTTCACATGCCTTTCATCAAAATTACTCCCCGCTGCGCCAAGTGCAGGCAATAATGAATGTAGAGACTGATCCAAGTGAGAGGGTTCTGGATGAACAACAGGTAACTGCTGTGGCAGGGCAGCAGTCAACTTATGGTCATAACAAGGATGATGAACTGAGTTCTGCATCAGCTCTAAAGTCATCACCACATGGAAATTCCAAAGCACCAAGTTTCTTGACTGATGCAAGAGAAGATCCAAGTGTAAAAACTTCTTCACCATCTGTTTTCCAAGCCCAAGGCATGGTTGCATTTGGTGAAAGTGATTCCCAGAGTCAATCTACTGGTAATACTGTGTTATCTAATCATGCAGAAACTTCTTGGGGTAATTTACGCATGGCACCCAACTGGTTTAAGCAGTATGGGACTTTCAGAAATGGGCAGATGCCACCAATGTATGATGCAAGGCTTGCACGGACTGCTGCAGGGCAGTTCTCTCTTGTGAAGCCTTCGCAGAGTCTAAACATACATTCTCCCGTGGAACAGATAGATGCTTCTGATGCTAGTCAAAGCAGCAGAGTCTGGCCAAGTACAGCTGCCAATTTAGTGGGAAGTGAACCATTCGCTCCTTCTGTGTTGCCTTCAGATGCCATTGATGGAAATACAGTTAGTGTTAGACCAAAGAAACGCAAAATTGCAACATATGAACTTCTACCATGGCACAAAGTGACACAAGGGTCCAAAAGAGTTCAAGATATCAG TATGTCAGAGCAAGACTGGGCACTGGCATCCAATCGGCTGATTGAGAAA GTTGGGGATGAGTTTGAAATGTTTGAAGATGGGCATCAAATCCTTCGATCTAAGAGAAGGCTTATTTTCACAACACAGCTTCTGCAGCATTTGCTTGGCCCTGCACCCGCATCCATTCTCTCAGCAGATGCTGCTCTGTACTATGATAGTGTGATATATTTTGTTGCTAAATTATCATTAGGGGATGCATGCAGCCTGACCTGCAGCAAAAGAAACAGTGCTCATATGCCACCAAACGACGGTAATAT GATTCTGGAAAGGCTTAAGTTTTCTGAGAGTATTGATGACCAGTACTTTTCAAAAGCTGTTGGAGACTTCACAAATAGATCGAAAAAGCTGGAAAATGACTTACTGAG GTTAGACAGGACGGCATCAATTTTAGATTTAAGGCTGGAATGTCAGGAGTTGGAAAGATTTTCAGTCATCAACCGGTTTGCCAGGTTCCATGTCCCCCGAGCAGATATGTCTGCAATCTCTTCTTCATCTGGTACAGTACCAACTGCACTAAGACCATGTCCCCAGCGATATGTCACTGGACAGCCACTGCCGAGGATTCTACCAGAGGGGGTACAGTGTCTTTCACTGTGA